The nucleotide sequence CGAGCCCTGgtatttcttcttttttaCCTCATCCCGCACGGGAAGCCTAAGTCAGATGTGGTGCGACATTGTTGGACCCGTGGAAGCCACTGACAGAAGACTGAACACCGCAGACCATGGCGCGGAGTTGCAGCGGTACCCTTGGCAGAACGCCTCTTTTCTAAATCAGCATCATATACCTGACGTCTTGTTGAGATCCCCCCCTTGGCAGTCAGTCGTCTCTTATGCTTTCTGTGAGATGTCAGTATCTGAGCTACCGATTCGGTCTCTGCCACGCCACCAAGAGGTCCCTTCCGATGGCTGGTACGTCGCTCACCTATCGAAGCTAAGAAGCACCCGGTGATGTACATGCATGGCGTGACGCCACCGAGCCACGAAGACACCGAGTTAACTGAAAGACGGACGAAAAACTCCAGGAAGTGTCTTTCACGGCGCGGCGCCGGCCAGAACAATCCAGATGTTTCAAGTGCTGCGCCTCAGGTAGACTTTGGGGACCAATTATTGTGGATAGACTGGTGTAAGACGCGCGCCGTGTGGTCACACAAGCTGTCTGGGCGCTGAACATACATGTAAGCTATTCAGGTAAGGTGCGGAACGACACCGCCTGACATTGGGACCTCGCATACTGGCAAAAGAGGCAGAAGATCATCATTATGAGGCTCTGCCGACCTCTTTGGTCACGAGCAGCCAACTCGGATTACTTTTGAAAGGATTGCAACATTTCGCTTCATCCAATAACAAACAGTTGGCGGGTTGGGCAATGTTCTTGCACACGGCTAGAGCAGTCTAGGGGTTCAGGGGGCGGGAATTGCAGCAGACTTCCCACCATTGCTTCATGTTTTATAAAGCTAGCTTTCGTCGCTGCAGTCAATAAATCGGAGACCATATCGATTTAATCGGGTATGGTGTAGCGGTAACATCGTTGACTCTCACTTCTCAGAAGTGTCTGttctctcaacagccccgggTTCGACTCCCGGTATCCGAGTCTCTTTTTTCCCACACTTTCTCACTTGCACAGACACATCATCTTGATACACAtgcaatttttttttttggaagaCTGCCTCGCTATTTTTATGCTTTCTTGCTCAATCAAACCCATAACGCCCCCTCCCACAACTCCATTATTCAAACCCATCGACGCCATTGTATGTGGCGAAATTATGGCAGGCTCAGGAACAGCTTCAATAATTTGGGATAGATGGGCGTACTGTTACATGTTACTGTTAGCAGAGCTCTGATGAAAACCAAGACTGTTTATTGAAGCTTACCCAAGTCCAGTGACTGGGTCCCAACCCTCTTTCACCGGGAAGCCGTTGCTCCCACATCCTGGGTTTGATCCAGAAGTGATGTCAGTGAACACTTCGGGATGATCATACTGCCTCGCAGTTAGCATTGTCTCTTCATCGCCCCTTTCGAGATACTGACCAAAACTTGGTGGATAAACCCGACTGGCCGCTTGCCTCGGACTAATCTCTCCTCGTTGATCAGAGTAAGGATAGAAGCCCAAACCGGTACCGCCACTGAGGTACCACTCATGCTATCAGCATATCCTCTGAGAACAACCCTGTAGTTGTCTCCAATGGCCGAAACATCAGGATAACCTCTGCCGCCTTTGTTGAACCTCTTGCCCCTCTCTTTTCCCAGCACACTGCCCAGCAAACTTGGCTCCCATCCCCACTGCGTGGAGGCTGCTGTAGCCGTTAGGTTGTATCCCAGCTCTGTGACGTTGGCCCGCTTCAAATACGCAGCCACGTGCTTCTCTTGCCATGGCGGCCTCATGAAGACATTTGAAAATCCCCCTCCAGAAGCAAATCTCTCTGTGGCTGTCTCGATGAACTTGCCCTTATTCTTGGGGTCGGCCTTGACCAGTGTAGCACCCACGCTCAAAACATAGGGACAGTTTCCCATGATTCTTGGAGAGAACACCTCTCTATTCGGGCCTAAACAGCCAGCCTGAGGgtcccccctccttccaccgACGCCATAGTCGCCAGAGGACTCTACCACAGTGACCCCCTGCAGTGAAAGCTTCAATATCTCCATGCACTGCCTGCGGGTGTAGGACTCTGGCCAGGCGTGTTCGAAGCCCGAATAGGAGATGGATATGACGTTTGTTGGGCGGTAAGTGCCGCACATCAAGTCGTCTTGGTAACCGTATCTGTCGTTGTTCGGGTTCGGGTACTCGGGATCGCGGCAGGAGTCGTCAGCACAATTTCCTGTCTGATTGAAGGCGGCCATGGTGCAAAAGGAGCCATCGATGGCGTCAAAGAAGGCTTTTGTCTCGTCAGTATTTTGATCAACGCACGTTAGCAATGAAGCCACTCACTATTGAAGAAGCCAGGGTATCTTGTATCAGCACGAGTCTGGTCTTGCTGGTACCATTCGTCGTCTGTTTGGAATAGAACAGTCTTTTGAGGCCATACCAACGGAATAGCCACTTGGAAATCAAGATTggcctcttctcctgctAGCTGGGGATCCTCAATCGGGCCCTCGGCGCCGTTGATCGACTTGAGTTCGGGATGAGTTCCTTTCGGGATCCATGGAGCGACATATTTCCAATAGGTATCCATGTCTTGTTGATTGTAGTGCTGAGCGAGACCTTGAAAGATACCCAACTCGTTGCCTTTAGTCGCTTTCGTTCCAGCTGGGATTTGATACTGGTCTATCACTCATTAGCTGCTTACATCTCTCAGTCAAACAGTTTGAACCTACTTCGGATACATTGAGGCGTGATGTCCACATCACAGCCCTCTGTTACCTCGAACTCATCTTCATTCTGGTCCGGCTGGATATTTCCGGCTGGTTTGGTGGCAGTAGGAGTAGACacgctggtggtgcttgtcGCCCCTGACCCTCCCTGTCCCTTTCCCTTGCCTCTGTCTTTGTCTTTATCCTTATCTTTGCCCCCCTTCTTTCGTCCTTTGCGGTCACCCGGGCGTCTTCCCTTCTCGTACCAACTATCGTACCAGACCGACCCTCTCCGTCCCACCATCCTCTTGACAATCTTCTCATCATATCCACCAGCCATCAATTTGATGCCGGGAGTTATGTAATCAATGTGATGCGAAATGTTGTGAGGAACATGATATCTGTGAAGCATTTCGTCAGCAAGATGATCTGACATGGAAGGAACGCGTTGGAAAACAAGCGCTCACTCTGAACAGGCAATGTTTGTTACCCCAGATTCAGGGTGTTCATAAACATGAAACCGAGCAAAAAGCAGTTTCTCGACCTCCTGAACCGGCGCGTCGAACTGAATCCACTATTTCGCACCCGTCAGTACGTTAATGCCCTCAACTTCCCAACCACTCGACCTGTGTAAACTCACCTGCTTGTTCCCCGACAATCCTAGCCTTCTTTCTTCCACGCCCGAGGCCTTCAGCCACTGCTTGACCTCGCCCACCGCCTGTGTTCCCGGCGCAAAGAAGTCGACCACCTCTCGAGCAGTCAAGTGCTTCCCGTAGTTCGGCGATTTCGGATCCGATCTACTCCGTTTTCACGTCAGCCTTTTCCCCaaataaaagaaagaaaaacagaaaaGTCACATACATGTCCATTAGCAACTTGTGCGCccgctcctccttttcccgccCCTGTTTCAAGCCAATTCTCACAGGCAACGCCACCCCATCCTTGACCAgatccctcttcacccaGCCCTGGAGTTGCCCGTCATGCTGCCGTTCGTGAAGATCATGCGACCTCGGCACGATCAGAGGCCTCCCTGACCTCGCTGTCGTTGGGCcgccctccaccaaaaaGGCCAGCCCCTGGACACTGGCGAGAGTAAGAAGAACTGATCGAAGAAGCATGCTGAATGGGCTTTTCCGCCGGAGTGTCGAGGAATCAACGCAAAAAAAGAACACGGGCAACAAAGGGAATAAGGAAAGCAACAGAATCGAcggaaggaaggggagacCCAGAGCGCATCGACTGACCGAGGTAGCTTGACGGCACCGTTGATGACCGACGGGAGCTCATACTTATATTGATTCCCTAAATAGAACAGAGCCATCCTACAGTTTAATATCCCCGATGTGGGCCTGGCCGAGGCCCTTTCCCCAATTCCAGGTTGCCTTCCCCTTGGAAAGTCACCAGCAGTTACATCCGATCCCCAGTTCCAGAAATGTCGTTGCATACCTAATCGTCCTCCCATTGGAACGCAATGCACCTCTGCTGATATTGGACctgacaaggacaaggcaATGCCACTGCGGAGGGCACGTGGCGAGTTACACAATCAATTTTCCCAGTTGCGTCCAGGTCCCTAAAGAAGCAATAACCTCACCAAGGTCTCGAAAAGCCACTACTATATAAAGACACTATTTTAAGCAATGCCTTTCGATTGTTTTTTATCCCCGAGGACGGGCAATCTATTCTGCCGGGTCTTGCATCGGCAGCCCGCTTAGGTTCTCTGCATCCGAACCACTCAGATTGCTTAAtgcccgcccctccccccttttctccccctGAGCCTGGACTATGGCGTCCTACCTAACCACCTAGGCAGGACACCACCAGCTATCATGACAAACAAATATATGGAAATGTGGCAATTGAAAGCCAAAGGTTCTTGTTCAATCAGAAGATTTCCCTGCCGGTAGAGATCAATCCGGCAAGAGTGTGGATCGCAAGTGGCAACGCCGGATAAATGCCCCCAACGCaagacatcatcatctcttTAACACCCGCCGGTACCAAACCTCAAAAAATAAATTGCTCGGAGCCTCGGAGGCGTACCGAAAACTCGACAGAACCACGCTTCGGCTTGAGCGTTGAACCGCCACAAGTGCCACGTTGGTACCCGGACTTGTTGGTTGACCCAGCGTGACGATATCAACCTGAATCTATCGCACGCTACCTTGCCAAGACACTCTCCCGTTAGACAACTAGCGGTACCCGAACCCGATGATAAGTATCTCCGATGCTTCGGGTTTTTTTGGGCCCGTCCGTGTTGCAAGACACACGACTGCGAGACCTGAGGAACGATAATGCCTTTTGATCAaatttttcttcttcattcAGCTCCTGCCGAGATATGAATCCCAGCAGCAGACTCACGGCTAAGATTATCCTATCCCAAAGCGTGGCCTGATCATATTACCGCCTCCTTTCTCTTCCCCTAATCCTCCGTCGCAATTCCATCCGGCCACCCATAGATAGTGATGACATTCGTTCCCATGAATGATGTcaaggggaaaaaaagaaaaggaaaaaaaaacccccccaaaaaaagaaaaaccaaccccttcaaaGCCAGCTCCCTCAAATATGCAGAGCATCAATATTCGCAGCAATGTACTGCTTGGCCCCCTCACGGAAATCATCCTTCAGATACCCGTTCCGGTTGTTGAAGAACTGAATGAGCCTCTTGTCCTTGGTGTTCCACGTCGGCCAgttctccttcaccttgcTCTTGGCGCTCGTGCCGCCCGACGCGTCGTTGGGGTCGAGGTTGTAGACAAAGTTGGCATAAAAGTTCTGGATGCTCTTGCTCGCGTAGTTGGGCAGGATGCCATAAAAGACCTGCAGCAAGTCGCTGCCGTGGAAAGTGCCCAGGATGGGGGTGCCCTCATTGTAGCTGGCCAGGTAGGACCAGACGGGgacgttggggttggcggcgATGGCGTACTCGATGAACACACGGCGGGTGAGCGTGAAGACGATGTCGCCGAGGAGAGCAGCCAGGCGCTTGAAGCCGGGGTAGATCTCGTTGAAGAGGCCGGAACCAAAGGGTGAGCCGGCTGAGATCAGGGGCGAGTACTGGCTGACCAAGCCCTTGACCTGTTGCGCGGTGGCGCCGTGGAAGAAGTATCCCCTGAGGTAGTCTTCGAggcggctggtggtggtgacattCTTCTGGAAAAGCGAGAAGAGGGTGCCCTCGTCTTCTTGGTCGCCGATGATCATGGGCACAGCGGCGTACTTGCCAGCCTTGACAAGACGGTCGGCGCTGTCGGTCAGAGCAACACCGTCAGGGCGAGGCAGGTAAGAAAGAGCCACCGAGCTGTAGGAGAGGATGGCCGGGACAGAGTTGGCGGTCTCGAGGAAAGTCTCGTAGGGCAAGTTGCGCAGGCAGTTGAGGGTGTCAGCA is from Podospora pseudopauciseta strain CBS 411.78 chromosome 5 map unlocalized CBS411.78m_5.2, whole genome shotgun sequence and encodes:
- a CDS encoding uncharacterized protein (MEROPS:MER0005329; EggNog:ENOG503NX98; COG:E), yielding MLLRSVLLTLASVQGLAFLVEGGPTTARSGRPLIVPRSHDLHERQHDGQLQGWVKRDLVKDGVALPVRIGLKQGREKEERAHKLLMDISDPKSPNYGKHLTAREVVDFFAPGTQAVGEVKQWLKASGVEERRLGLSGNKQWIQFDAPVQEVEKLLFARFHVYEHPESGVTNIACSEYHVPHNISHHIDYITPGIKLMAGGYDEKIVKRMVGRRGSVWYDSWYEKGRRPGDRKGRKKGGKDKDKDKDRGKGKGQGGSGATSTTSVSTPTATKPAGNIQPDQNEDEFEVTEGCDVDITPQCIRNQYQIPAGTKATKGNELGIFQGLAQHYNQQDMDTYWKYVAPWIPKGTHPELKSINGAEGPIEDPQLAGEEANLDFQVAIPLVWPQKTVLFQTDDEWYQQDQTRADTRYPGFFNTFFDAIDGSFCTMAAFNQTGNCADDSCRDPEYPNPNNDRYGYQDDLMCGTYRPTNVISISYSGFEHAWPESYTRRQCMEILKLSLQGVTVVESSGDYGVGGRRGDPQAGCLGPNREVFSPRIMGNCPYVLSVGATLVKADPKNKGKFIETATERFASGGGFSNVFMRPPWQEKHVAAYLKRANVTELGYNLTATAASTQWGWEPSLLGSVLGKERGKRFNKGGRGYPDVSAIGDNYRVVLRGYADSMSGTSVAVPVWASILTLINEERLVRGKRPVGFIHQVLYDHPEVFTDITSGSNPGCGSNGFPVKEGWDPVTGLGTPIYPKLLKLFLSLP